The Leadbettera azotonutricia ZAS-9 genome has a window encoding:
- a CDS encoding FAD-dependent oxidoreductase — protein sequence MAGYIAVIGGGWAGCSAALAASKTGVQVMLMERTDMLLGTGLVGGIMRNNGRYTAAEECIALGGGDIFKAIDACARHKNVEFPGHSHAILYDIAKTPTAIEKLLVDAGVEIIYRARINDVMNSTGTHIESITDDAGIDYGADVFIDTTGTAGPMNNCVKYGNGCSMCILRCPAFGGRVSIAGLAGVSEIKGEGKDGGFGAMSGSCKLYKESLSPEIVKRLEKDGVAVIPIPKELIEDHLDVKACQQYNLPEYKDNIVLLDTGHAKLMTPFFKLSTLRKIKGFENARYEDPYAGGKGNSMRYFDIAPRDDALQVTGIDNLFCAGEKAGLLVGHTEAIVTGTLAGYNAARMIKGRKPVALPSSTVIGDAITFVREKMASPGGLGKKYTFSGSILFERMKEKGSYTTDTKKIASNIASLGLTDFFLKE from the coding sequence ATGGCTGGATATATTGCGGTAATTGGCGGCGGATGGGCGGGGTGTTCGGCTGCCCTTGCGGCGTCGAAAACCGGCGTGCAAGTTATGCTGATGGAGCGGACGGACATGCTCCTGGGTACGGGTCTTGTCGGCGGCATTATGAGGAACAACGGACGCTACACGGCCGCCGAGGAATGCATAGCCCTGGGGGGCGGCGATATTTTTAAGGCCATAGACGCCTGCGCCAGGCATAAAAATGTTGAGTTTCCGGGCCACAGCCATGCGATCCTTTACGACATTGCGAAAACCCCTACAGCCATCGAAAAATTGCTCGTTGACGCCGGTGTCGAGATCATTTACCGGGCACGCATCAACGACGTGATGAACAGCACCGGAACCCACATCGAAAGCATAACCGACGATGCTGGCATTGATTACGGCGCCGATGTTTTTATCGATACCACGGGCACTGCGGGGCCCATGAACAACTGCGTCAAATATGGCAACGGCTGTTCCATGTGCATACTGCGCTGTCCGGCCTTCGGCGGCAGGGTGAGTATAGCCGGTCTTGCGGGTGTGAGCGAAATTAAAGGCGAAGGCAAAGACGGCGGTTTTGGCGCCATGAGCGGTTCCTGTAAACTCTATAAAGAGTCGCTGTCGCCGGAAATTGTGAAGCGTCTGGAAAAAGACGGCGTTGCGGTGATCCCCATCCCAAAGGAATTAATAGAAGATCATCTGGATGTCAAAGCCTGCCAGCAATACAACCTCCCCGAATACAAAGATAACATCGTACTCCTTGATACAGGCCACGCCAAACTAATGACGCCTTTTTTCAAGCTCTCGACTTTACGAAAAATCAAGGGATTTGAAAACGCCCGCTATGAAGATCCCTACGCCGGCGGAAAAGGAAATTCCATGCGCTACTTCGATATTGCCCCCAGGGATGATGCCCTGCAAGTGACGGGCATCGACAATCTTTTCTGCGCCGGCGAGAAGGCAGGCCTCCTCGTGGGCCATACCGAAGCCATCGTCACCGGAACCCTGGCAGGCTACAATGCCGCACGGATGATCAAAGGCAGAAAACCTGTCGCCCTTCCTTCTTCAACAGTCATAGGGGATGCCATCACCTTTGTGCGCGAAAAGATGGCGAGCCCGGGCGGCCTTGGAAAAAAATATACCTTCTCGGGATCAATCCTTTTTGAGCGGATGAAAGAAAAGGGAAGCTATACGACGGATACAAAAAAAATCGCATCGAATATAGCTTCCCTTGGACTTACAGATTTTTTCCTTAAAGAATAA
- a CDS encoding Gfo/Idh/MocA family protein, with the protein MVGIGIIGCGSITKWRHAPEYDGNKNAKIQGFYDPISDRAREMTSRYGGKIYNTVEEMLADPIIEAVSVCTANSYHAPLSIQALKAGKHVLCEKPMATSVEDAEAMIAAAKEAGKYLMIGHNQRLVEAHKKAKKILASGELGKVITFSTNFSHAGPELWSADKSAKTWFFNKKDAFMGAMGDLGIHKADLIRWLIGDEIKEVKAYVTTLDKKGPDGKLIEIDDNAICLLQSRTGIIGTLTSSWTNYGNENNSTVLYCTEGTMKIYDNPDFPLEIVKKDGEKIYYKIGGIQTNASQTKSGIIDQFVASIEAGTSPEISGEEGLAALRIIFACFESSAKGDKVVLE; encoded by the coding sequence ATGGTAGGCATTGGGATTATCGGCTGCGGGTCAATCACAAAATGGAGGCATGCCCCTGAATACGATGGCAACAAGAATGCCAAAATCCAGGGATTTTATGATCCTATAAGCGATAGGGCCAGGGAGATGACTTCCCGCTATGGCGGAAAAATTTATAATACTGTCGAGGAAATGCTGGCAGATCCCATCATTGAAGCGGTAAGCGTTTGCACTGCCAATAGTTACCATGCCCCCCTCTCCATTCAGGCGCTTAAAGCGGGCAAGCATGTGCTCTGCGAAAAACCTATGGCAACCTCTGTCGAAGATGCCGAGGCTATGATAGCCGCCGCAAAAGAGGCCGGCAAGTACCTGATGATAGGCCACAACCAGCGCCTGGTAGAGGCCCATAAAAAAGCAAAGAAGATCCTTGCAAGCGGCGAGCTCGGCAAGGTTATTACTTTTAGTACTAATTTTTCTCATGCCGGGCCTGAACTCTGGAGCGCTGACAAGAGCGCCAAAACCTGGTTTTTCAACAAGAAAGACGCCTTTATGGGCGCAATGGGGGATCTTGGCATACACAAGGCTGACCTTATACGCTGGCTTATAGGGGATGAGATTAAAGAAGTGAAGGCCTATGTCACCACCCTGGATAAAAAAGGCCCTGATGGCAAGCTTATCGAAATTGATGATAATGCCATTTGCCTCCTTCAATCCAGAACCGGCATTATCGGCACTCTGACTTCAAGCTGGACAAATTACGGAAACGAAAACAACAGTACAGTGCTGTATTGTACCGAAGGGACAATGAAGATATACGACAACCCCGACTTCCCTCTGGAGATAGTCAAAAAAGACGGCGAAAAAATTTACTATAAAATTGGCGGCATACAGACCAATGCGAGCCAGACCAAATCGGGTATTATCGATCAGTTTGTCGCCAGCATCGAAGCCGGTACGTCTCCGGAAATTTCAGGCGAAGAGGGGCTCGCGGCGTTACGCATAATTTTTGCCTGCTTTGAATCGTCGGCCAAGGGTGACAAGGTTGTGTTGGAGTAA
- a CDS encoding DUF362 domain-containing protein encodes MNNKVGIERCAAYEAGEVYEALKKAVNLAGGLDVAGKKVLLKPNIVFDSPPAKAIVTHPVFLEAAIRLVKEMGAASITVGDSPGLQGPNFTARSSGLGEKALQCGAQWADFTKDRIDIPCPGGKVIKSFSLTDAVKEADCIISLPKLKTHQLMIYTGAMKNLFGLVPSVVKSSFHVRFPTREAFASMVVDLNLAVKPAYAFMDAITGMEGPGPSAGTPRDIGLVLASSNLLAMDAAASFIIGYPPETIPVSREALSRGIWLKDFNEIEYPGLDPADLRIPDFIKVPLKKSNNQVLDFILPKKLRHFRESLTPRPEVQNSVCVRCGDCTRICGSKAMSLEGQGLEKKVVIDYKRCIRCYCCHEICPVKAIEIKKVKLREALRRA; translated from the coding sequence TTGAACAATAAAGTTGGGATAGAGCGCTGCGCCGCATACGAGGCGGGCGAAGTCTACGAGGCGTTGAAAAAGGCTGTGAATCTTGCCGGGGGCCTCGATGTGGCGGGCAAAAAGGTGCTTCTTAAGCCCAATATCGTGTTCGATTCCCCCCCTGCAAAGGCTATAGTAACCCACCCGGTGTTCCTTGAAGCGGCTATCCGGCTGGTTAAGGAGATGGGCGCTGCCTCCATAACCGTAGGGGATAGTCCGGGGCTTCAGGGCCCCAATTTTACAGCCCGGTCTTCGGGCCTTGGCGAAAAAGCCCTGCAATGTGGGGCGCAATGGGCTGATTTCACCAAGGACAGGATCGATATTCCCTGCCCTGGCGGCAAGGTGATAAAATCCTTTTCACTTACCGACGCGGTAAAGGAAGCGGACTGCATCATAAGCCTCCCTAAGCTCAAGACCCACCAGCTTATGATTTATACGGGGGCCATGAAGAACCTTTTCGGCCTTGTTCCTTCGGTGGTTAAAAGTTCTTTTCATGTGCGTTTTCCTACACGGGAAGCTTTTGCTTCCATGGTTGTGGATCTCAATCTGGCGGTGAAGCCCGCCTACGCCTTTATGGACGCTATCACCGGCATGGAAGGCCCCGGCCCTTCAGCGGGAACGCCCCGGGATATTGGCCTGGTGCTGGCATCTTCCAATCTGCTTGCCATGGACGCTGCGGCGAGCTTTATCATCGGTTATCCTCCCGAGACAATCCCTGTAAGCCGCGAGGCTCTTTCGCGGGGCATCTGGCTCAAGGACTTTAATGAGATTGAATATCCCGGCCTTGACCCTGCGGATTTGCGCATACCCGATTTTATCAAAGTTCCCCTCAAGAAAAGCAACAACCAGGTTCTGGATTTTATTCTGCCCAAAAAATTACGGCATTTTCGGGAATCCCTTACACCCAGGCCGGAGGTGCAGAATAGCGTTTGCGTGCGCTGCGGAGACTGCACCAGGATATGCGGCTCAAAAGCCATGAGCCTTGAAGGCCAGGGACTTGAGAAGAAAGTTGTCATAGATTATAAAAGATGCATTCGCTGTTATTGCTGCCATGAGATTTGCCCGGTTAAGGCAATAGAAATAAAGAAAGTGAAATTACGCGAAGCATTAAGGAGAGCATAA
- the thrC gene encoding threonine synthase — protein sequence MQFRSTKALGPQVSFKDAVLRCLPVDGGLYVPSTVPDMRQFFLYMDEKTTYPELIAAVAPSLLQGELNPFSASRVAESAFDFEPDLKQLDDNFSILSLYNGPTGVFKDFGVAFLAAVLEELTKNSGNVMVISAARGITGISIAKAFQGRQGLTAVLLYPAGTIRGLDPATFVPNGGNIIPIQVRGTYDDCQALIAELINDRPFAERYQVTSANTINPGRLLPQAFYYLYAFIKAKKYLSGDLVFSVPSGNFGNLISGLYAWKFGMPVNGFIAAMNANNIFGDFMRGGKYTPHPLVTTNSPALDISQPSNYERLASFYEESPAVMRNMVFPAAIDDETTIKTIKEAWTQYGILLNPHSAVAFAAAKGFAKDRDYGTHAIVLATGHPAREAELVEKATGQTAGLPEKLHILNKRSEPIALIDPELDSLESAIASCL from the coding sequence ATGCAGTTTCGATCTACCAAGGCTTTAGGGCCGCAGGTTTCATTCAAAGACGCCGTTCTCCGCTGTCTCCCGGTCGACGGAGGGCTCTATGTGCCTTCCACAGTGCCCGATATGAGGCAGTTTTTCCTTTATATGGACGAAAAAACCACGTACCCCGAGCTGATAGCCGCCGTAGCGCCAAGCCTTCTCCAGGGCGAACTCAATCCCTTCTCCGCTTCCCGGGTGGCTGAAAGCGCTTTCGACTTCGAGCCCGACCTTAAACAGCTGGACGACAACTTTTCCATCCTAAGCCTCTACAACGGCCCCACCGGGGTTTTCAAAGACTTCGGCGTGGCCTTCCTCGCGGCAGTGCTGGAAGAACTCACCAAAAACAGCGGCAATGTCATGGTCATTTCTGCAGCCAGGGGCATCACGGGGATCAGCATAGCCAAAGCCTTCCAGGGCCGCCAGGGGCTTACCGCAGTGCTCCTCTACCCCGCCGGAACCATCAGGGGACTTGACCCCGCCACCTTTGTGCCCAATGGCGGCAATATCATCCCCATCCAGGTCAGGGGGACCTACGACGATTGCCAGGCCCTCATTGCTGAATTGATAAACGACAGGCCCTTTGCGGAACGCTACCAGGTAACCAGCGCCAACACCATCAATCCCGGGCGCCTCCTGCCCCAGGCATTTTATTATCTCTATGCTTTTATCAAGGCAAAAAAATACCTTTCCGGCGACCTGGTTTTCTCGGTGCCTTCGGGAAATTTCGGCAACCTCATTTCGGGGCTTTATGCCTGGAAATTCGGCATGCCTGTAAACGGTTTTATCGCTGCCATGAACGCAAATAATATTTTTGGAGATTTTATGCGGGGCGGCAAGTATACACCCCATCCATTGGTGACAACCAATTCCCCTGCCCTTGATATTTCCCAGCCTTCAAACTACGAAAGGCTGGCATCCTTCTATGAAGAATCCCCTGCGGTAATGCGGAACATGGTATTCCCCGCAGCCATTGATGATGAAACCACCATTAAGACAATAAAAGAAGCATGGACCCAATACGGCATACTCCTGAACCCCCACAGCGCCGTAGCCTTTGCCGCCGCCAAAGGCTTTGCCAAAGACCGGGATTACGGTACCCATGCCATCGTACTCGCCACAGGCCACCCTGCACGGGAAGCGGAACTCGTGGAAAAAGCCACAGGCCAGACTGCGGGACTCCCGGAAAAACTCCACATACTGAACAAGCGTTCGGAACCCATAGCCCTCATCGATCCCGAACTTGACTCCCTTGAAAGCGCTATTGCCAGCTGCCTCTAA
- a CDS encoding mechanosensitive ion channel family protein → MENSALMGFAEKFGIAAGIVAGQIILIIVIWLIFKRIARKIKAGDGTKIKPLTIKNIRLLSTKQITSTIILLLRLLKYVITAFQLFITVPIVFSLFPSTEELASTIFGYILTPLKNIGIGIVKYIPNLITIIIILFINKYILKALKFFSGQIARERLKIPGFYPDWAQPTFNILRVLIYAFTVAVIYPYLPGSESRVFQGVSVFVGIIFSLGSSSAIGNLVAGLVITYMRPFKIGDRISIQGNTGFVVEKSIMVLRIKTSKNEYITYPNLQILSASIINYNTSSDEDEEGLILHAEITFGYSTPWRVIHEILIEAALKTEHVLKKPKPFVLQTALDDFYARYQINCYTKQIENMPAIYSELYQNLQDGFAAKGLDMTAPAYQIRLPAEIPTKRTKPKED, encoded by the coding sequence ATGGAAAACAGTGCGCTTATGGGCTTTGCCGAAAAATTCGGCATAGCTGCCGGCATTGTCGCCGGACAAATAATTTTAATAATAGTCATTTGGCTGATCTTTAAAAGAATTGCCCGGAAGATCAAAGCCGGCGATGGCACGAAGATAAAACCCCTGACCATCAAAAACATCCGCCTGCTTTCAACAAAGCAGATCACTTCCACAATTATACTCTTGCTCAGGCTGCTTAAATATGTAATCACCGCCTTCCAGCTTTTCATCACTGTGCCCATAGTGTTCAGCCTCTTCCCGTCTACCGAGGAATTGGCTTCCACCATTTTCGGCTACATACTCACCCCGCTTAAAAACATAGGTATTGGCATAGTAAAGTACATCCCCAACCTTATTACCATTATCATAATACTCTTTATCAATAAATATATTTTAAAAGCCTTGAAATTTTTCTCAGGCCAGATCGCACGGGAAAGGCTCAAGATACCCGGATTCTATCCTGACTGGGCCCAGCCTACCTTCAATATATTGCGGGTGCTCATCTACGCTTTTACCGTAGCCGTTATCTACCCCTATCTCCCGGGATCTGAATCCAGGGTTTTCCAGGGAGTGTCGGTTTTCGTGGGCATCATTTTCTCGCTTGGTTCAAGTTCCGCCATCGGCAACCTTGTAGCGGGCCTGGTCATCACCTATATGCGGCCTTTCAAAATCGGCGACCGCATCAGCATTCAGGGCAACACAGGTTTTGTAGTAGAAAAATCCATCATGGTGCTTCGCATTAAAACTTCCAAGAATGAATACATTACCTACCCGAACCTTCAGATTCTTTCAGCCAGCATCATTAACTACAACACTTCCTCTGACGAGGACGAGGAAGGCCTCATACTCCATGCGGAGATAACCTTTGGCTACTCCACACCCTGGCGCGTTATCCACGAGATACTCATAGAAGCAGCCCTTAAAACCGAGCATGTGCTTAAAAAGCCCAAACCCTTTGTCCTTCAGACTGCCCTGGACGATTTCTACGCCCGGTACCAAATAAACTGTTACACCAAACAAATCGAAAATATGCCTGCGATTTATTCGGAACTCTATCAAAATCTGCAGGACGGCTTCGCCGCCAAAGGCCTCGACATGACCGCCCCGGCTTACCAGATACGGCTGCCCGCAGAAATTCCAACGAAGCGTACCAAACCCAAAGAAGATTAA
- a CDS encoding carbohydrate ABC transporter permease — translation MNKKIKYLIIDIVSLALAVIIFVVPFYFILLNSLKSRQEAGMMNLALPASLHWENYPEVLATHNYMMVRAFYNSVITTTGSILLLVAVCALGGYVLQRVANKFMMGVNFLILTGLMLPPAILPTIWVMDIIGIYRSLFGLVMVEVALNIPFTVMLYRGYTASIPREIEEAAYVDGCGSVRMFVQIIFPLLLPVTASVVVLSAVNVFNDFLNPLYFLPGAKNPTVQLTLNNFMGRYANSWNMLFADVVLITIPPLILFIFFNRKIVSGITAGAVKG, via the coding sequence ATGAATAAAAAAATCAAATACTTGATAATCGATATTGTTTCCCTGGCCCTGGCTGTTATCATTTTTGTTGTTCCCTTTTATTTTATCCTCCTTAATTCCCTTAAAAGCAGGCAGGAAGCGGGAATGATGAATTTGGCATTGCCTGCATCACTGCACTGGGAAAATTACCCCGAGGTCCTTGCTACCCATAACTACATGATGGTTAGGGCGTTCTATAACAGTGTTATTACTACTACGGGCAGTATTCTTTTGCTTGTGGCTGTCTGTGCCTTGGGAGGATATGTGCTCCAGCGGGTTGCCAATAAGTTTATGATGGGGGTGAACTTCCTCATACTCACAGGGCTCATGCTCCCGCCGGCCATTCTTCCGACTATCTGGGTTATGGACATTATCGGCATATACCGGTCTCTTTTCGGCCTGGTTATGGTGGAAGTGGCGTTAAATATACCATTTACGGTGATGCTGTACCGGGGTTATACGGCTTCCATACCCCGGGAGATTGAAGAAGCTGCATACGTGGATGGCTGCGGTTCAGTACGCATGTTCGTGCAGATTATCTTTCCCCTGCTTTTGCCTGTAACCGCCAGCGTGGTTGTGCTTTCGGCAGTCAATGTTTTTAACGATTTTTTGAATCCCCTCTACTTCCTGCCGGGAGCCAAAAACCCTACGGTGCAGCTCACGCTTAACAATTTTATGGGCCGTTACGCCAATTCCTGGAATATGCTTTTTGCCGATGTGGTGCTTATCACGATCCCGCCCCTGATCCTCTTTATCTTCTTTAACAGGAAGATTGTTTCGGGCATTACTGCGGGGGCGGTAAAGGGTTAA
- a CDS encoding carbohydrate ABC transporter permease, protein MWTLTDFRFVGLYNFRTFFSEYSMRIGIKNTILYAVLTCGFKAVLALGIAMLLTSPMKTKHIIRSLVFFPNIVSTIAIGLTFSSFMHPTRGLFNTLLAHFGIMGPDWLGDINLALYSVIFTDVWKGVSVATVIYIAGLQAIPETYYEAASIDGAGGFQRFRHITLPLVRSSINTVIILALIGGLRTFDLIWSMTRGGPGFATDTLASIIYKQYANGFYGLSTAGNVVMFFLIAIIAFPLYRFLISREVDI, encoded by the coding sequence GTGTGGACTTTAACGGATTTCCGTTTTGTAGGGCTTTATAATTTCAGGACCTTTTTTTCCGAATACTCAATGCGTATAGGCATTAAAAATACCATCCTCTATGCGGTATTGACCTGCGGTTTTAAAGCAGTTCTTGCCCTTGGCATAGCGATGCTGCTTACTTCCCCCATGAAGACAAAGCATATTATCCGTTCTCTTGTGTTTTTTCCGAATATTGTCAGTACTATTGCTATTGGTCTTACCTTTAGTTCGTTTATGCACCCTACCAGGGGTTTGTTCAATACGCTCCTTGCGCACTTTGGCATTATGGGGCCTGACTGGCTTGGCGATATTAATTTGGCTCTCTATTCGGTTATTTTTACCGATGTGTGGAAGGGCGTGAGTGTCGCTACGGTAATTTATATAGCGGGGCTTCAGGCCATACCCGAAACCTACTATGAAGCGGCTTCCATAGACGGCGCCGGAGGCTTTCAGCGTTTTAGGCATATTACGTTGCCGCTGGTGCGGTCTTCCATAAATACGGTTATTATTCTTGCCTTAATCGGAGGGCTTCGTACCTTCGACTTGATTTGGTCCATGACAAGAGGCGGCCCTGGTTTTGCGACAGACACTCTGGCGTCGATTATTTACAAACAGTACGCCAATGGGTTTTACGGGCTCTCTACCGCAGGCAATGTGGTCATGTTCTTCCTTATTGCGATTATAGCCTTCCCCTTGTACCGATTCCTTATAAGCCGGGAGGTTGATATATAA
- a CDS encoding ABC transporter substrate-binding protein has product MKLFKMLAIAALVMLVAAGSVFAGGGSQSSGSSSGGQKTVTLLVDADSPFVGTQAMIDAFQKKTGIKVEVEIRVGGLEGENIMKTRLATGDMADMFWYNTGSKLNDLNPAQNIQDISNEPFAANVTDSFKKSASANGKLYGLPMASTQAGAILYNKKIYQDLGLSVPHTWNDFIVNCEKIQASGKVAIVASNKTTWTSQLFFLGDEYNVKASQPNFPAEYTANRAKYATNAVARKGFEKIAAAGKYLNRDHLATTYELAEEMIANGQAAHWAILTQALTSINTDYPSKINDIGVFGIPGDDPNNHGLTVWIPSGLYIYKNTPNLDLAKQWAAYTVSDEGIGVYSSVQKPDGPFALKGVNLPSTVYAGVQEMVAYFNANKTDVALEFESPVKGPNLEQFCIEVFSGITTPQAAATAYDQDVTKQAIQLNLPGW; this is encoded by the coding sequence ATGAAACTATTTAAAATGCTGGCGATTGCGGCGCTTGTCATGCTGGTGGCAGCAGGCAGTGTGTTTGCCGGCGGCGGGAGCCAGAGCAGCGGTTCGTCCAGCGGCGGACAGAAGACTGTCACCTTGCTGGTTGATGCGGACAGCCCCTTTGTCGGTACCCAGGCAATGATCGATGCCTTCCAAAAGAAAACAGGCATTAAGGTTGAGGTTGAGATTCGGGTAGGCGGGCTCGAGGGCGAGAATATCATGAAGACCCGGCTTGCCACAGGGGACATGGCTGATATGTTTTGGTATAACACAGGTTCCAAGCTCAATGACCTTAACCCTGCGCAGAATATCCAGGATATTTCCAATGAACCTTTCGCGGCCAACGTAACCGACAGCTTCAAGAAATCGGCCTCGGCAAATGGCAAACTCTATGGGCTTCCCATGGCTTCCACCCAGGCCGGCGCCATCCTCTATAACAAGAAGATCTACCAGGATCTCGGTCTTTCTGTTCCCCATACCTGGAATGACTTTATCGTCAACTGTGAAAAAATCCAGGCTTCGGGCAAGGTCGCCATTGTGGCCTCCAACAAAACCACCTGGACCAGCCAGCTTTTCTTCCTTGGGGATGAATACAATGTGAAGGCTTCCCAGCCCAATTTCCCTGCGGAATACACTGCCAACAGGGCGAAGTATGCCACCAACGCGGTAGCCCGCAAGGGGTTTGAGAAGATCGCCGCCGCAGGCAAATACCTCAACAGGGATCACCTTGCTACCACCTATGAATTGGCGGAAGAAATGATAGCTAACGGACAGGCTGCCCATTGGGCCATCCTGACCCAGGCTCTTACCTCCATCAATACGGATTATCCCAGCAAGATCAACGATATCGGCGTATTTGGCATCCCCGGGGATGATCCCAATAACCACGGCCTGACTGTATGGATCCCCAGCGGTCTTTATATCTACAAGAATACCCCCAACCTTGACCTTGCAAAGCAGTGGGCGGCTTATACTGTTTCTGATGAAGGTATTGGCGTGTATTCAAGCGTCCAGAAACCGGATGGACCCTTCGCTCTTAAGGGAGTCAACCTCCCCAGCACCGTGTACGCTGGTGTCCAGGAAATGGTCGCTTACTTCAATGCAAACAAAACCGATGTAGCCCTTGAATTTGAATCCCCTGTCAAAGGGCCTAACCTTGAGCAGTTCTGCATCGAAGTATTCTCGGGCATTACCACTCCTCAGGCTGCAGCAACAGCCTATGATCAGGACGTGACGAAGCAAGCCATTCAGCTCAATCTGCCCGGTTGGTAG